From the genome of Onthophagus taurus isolate NC chromosome 5, IU_Otau_3.0, whole genome shotgun sequence, one region includes:
- the LOC111426308 gene encoding odorant-binding protein 59a — MGFAIIIGLFSIILTSTNGLECGNASGLNTTELRVLLKTCIFKENLDTKQNKTENNDYNNEYDDSYFYDDFLGGNERNQTENDKETTTEEIFNHPGRCTYHCIFKKLNIIDQDGFPDHEKVSQNLKVEAKNDELKDFLQDSIDECFQVTQAEELDVCDFSYNFFKCLAEKARDNCSDWPLTDSLVYDLF, encoded by the exons ATGGGGTTTGCTATAATTATTGGTttattttcgataattttaacatcaacaaac GGATTAGAATGCGGAAATGCTTCCGGACTCAACACAACCGAGTTaagagttttattaaaaacgtgcATATTCAAAGAAAATCTGGATacgaaacaaaataaaactgaaaataacGATTACAATAATGAATACGACGATTCTTATTTCTACGACGACTTTTTAGGAGGAAACGAAAGAAATCAAACTGAAAACGATAAAGAGACAACAAcggaagaaatttttaatcaccCCGGAAGATGTACTTAtcattgtatttttaaaaaattaaatatt aTCGATCAAGATGGATTTCCCGATCATGAAaaggtgtcacaaaatttaaaagttgagGCGAAAAACGACGAATTAAAAGATTTCCTTCAAGATTCAATTGATGAGTGTTTTCAAGTAACCCAag ctgAAGAATTAGATGTATGCGACTTTtcctataacttttttaaatgtttggCGGAAAAAGCACGCGATAATTGTTCCGATTGGCCTTTAACGGACTCTTTAGTTTACGATTTATTTTAG